A stretch of the Ostrea edulis chromosome 9, xbOstEdul1.1, whole genome shotgun sequence genome encodes the following:
- the LOC125659273 gene encoding transmembrane protein 230-like encodes MMPKRLVVDGGSAKYHKLTKSSDDGYIDLQFQRPPPKAPYKAIMLATLLFSIGTVLLVVGALLLSGYISAEYSDRTWPVLIIGALMFIPGAYHVRIAYYAFKGYEGYSYDDIPEFD; translated from the exons ATGATGCCGAAAAGATTAGTTGTTGACGGAGGATCAGCTAAATACCACAAGTTAACCAAGTCCTCAGACGATGGATATATTGACTTACAG tttcagAGGCCGCCTCCTAAAGCCCCCTATAAGGCTATCATGCTGGCCACGCTGCTGTTTTCTATTGGAACGGTCCTCCTGGTAGTTGGTGCTTTGCTTTTGTCAGGATATATCAGTGCTGAG TACTCAGACAGAACCTGGCCAGTGTTGATTATTGGAGCTCTTATGTTCATTCCCGGGGCCTACCATGTGAGAATTGCTTACTATGCATTCAAAGGATATGAAGGATACTCATATGATGATATTCCAGAATTTGATTGA